The sequence GTGCTCAAGCTGATGAAAACGTCTTGATGTTTAGCTACGGTTCAGGGGCCGTTGGTGAATTGTTCAGTGCCAAAATTCAACCAGATTTTGAACAAGTTATCAACAAGCAAGCTCTAGTAGATATGCTAAATAATCGTCAAAAAATCAGCATCGATGAGTACGAAAAAATTTATCAAATTGAATATAAAAATGACACAATCGTTGATCCAACAACTATTAGTGACAAATTCTATTTGAGTGAGATCAAAGAAAATGAACGTATTTATAAAAAGTTAAAATAAAATATTGTAAACGCTTTCTTAAGATGTTATATTAAAGACGTGGTAAAGATGAAGTGTCAAGAACTGTAGCCCTAAAAAGATTTTGATTCAGAAAATGTTATCGTTTTCCAGGAGATGGTAGGATTAGTCTAGAACAAATAAAAATTAAGGTAGTACAGTTCAACGGCATTTTAGGAACTAGCGAAAAAAGTTAACATAAGATCGACCTAATTAGTAGTAGTCGCGCAAGCTCAATACATAGTTTGCTAGGATCCTATAGTTGAACTAACATAAGTAGTACATATTCATATATAGTAAGATATGTTTCAGGTAGTAAGATTCATTTAACGTTGATGAAACTGCAGTAAATTTCATCTTACCACTTATATCTAACTAGGGACTTCCAACTCACGGAAGTCCTTTTTTATTGTCAAAAAAAATCCGTACTGTCTACAGCGTCAAAGTTGTAAACGGTTACGGAAGGTGCTATATTATAGATGTGGTAAAGATGAAGTGTCAGGAACTGTAGCCCTGAATGATTTTGATTAAGAAAGTTTTATCTCTGAAGTTTGGTAAGATTAGTACAAAGCAAATGAAAGTTAGAGTCAGTACAGTTCAACGACATTTTTGGGACTAGTGCCAAAAGTTAACATAAGATCGACCTAAAAAGTAGTCGCGCAAACTCAATACATGTTGCATTAGGATCCATTAGTTGAACAATATACATGTGTTAATAAAGTAAGATATGTTGCAAGTAGTAAGATTTAGAATTTAGATTCAATGTTTAAGTTTTAAAGTTGATGAAACTACAGTAAATTTCATCTTGCCACTTATATCTAACTGAGGACTCCCAGAGTGTGGGAGTTCTTTTTTTATGCTTAAATATACAAATCAGCAATCTCAAGCAATAATCATTGGTCAAAGCTAGAACTCGCCGTAAAATGTGGTAAATATTAAAAGAGGCGAGTAGCCATGAAAAAGCTATTACAATTGATCCTGGTTATCATTGATCTTTGCATAATGATTACTGCACCGTTAGTTATTGCAATAATTGCTTTTGTTATAGGGATGTTATTTCTATTCCACTATATTTTTGATTTTGAAGAAAAAACTGAACATACAAAAAAAGATTGAACCCCTCACAGATTCAATCTTTTTTATTTGTCTATTTAATTTTAGCCAATTACTTGAACAGTAACGTTTTGACGACCAAATTGTAATGCTTGTGAATTAGGCATTGCGATGTCTAATTGGTTAGGATTGCTGTAAGCGAATAGTCCTGTATCATTAACAACACGGTCATAAGTATTACCACTACCGTCAGTAATTCTTAAGTGTGTACCCTTAGGGAATTTTGAAAGGTTGGCAGCAACACCGCTGTAACCCATGTTTGAACCTAAAACAACAGGATCGTAAGCTGTGGCAGACATTGTCAAAGTTTGTTTAACGTTGTCGTTTGAAAGGTATTCACCATTGATCCAACGACTTTTACCAACATCATACCAAGTAGTACCGTTGGCATCAGTTTTGCTTTCGTAAACGTGGACTGTAGAGCCACCATTTACTGAGCCAACATAGTTACCATTTGGTGCATCATAGAGGTTTACACCACCATTATTCTTAACGTACATATCTTTGTCTAAAGAAACTGCTGGAGCTTCAGTAGATAGGTCAGTAGCTGCAACCCATGTGTTTGTGGCTACTTGGTAATATGTTACGCCATTAACGTTAGTAATTTTGTTTGTAATCCAAGCTGACTTGTTAGCTAGGCTACGACTTGTTGTGGACATTGTATCATTTGACAATGAGTAAAGTTGTGCCCCATTGTTATTTGTA comes from Companilactobacillus pabuli and encodes:
- a CDS encoding SLAP domain-containing protein gives rise to the protein MKIKKIAASILTVTTLALMGISTQTQTVNAAVASIDTSSVIYITNNNGAQLYSLSNDTMSTTSRSLANKSAWITNKITNVNGVTYYQVATNTWVAATDLSTEAPAVSLDKDMYVKNNGGVNLYDAPNGNYVGSVNGGSTVHVYESKTDANGTTWYDVGKSRWINGEYLSNDNVKQTLTMSATAYDPVVLGSNMGYSGVAANLSKFPKGTHLRITDGSGNTYDRVVNDTGLFAYSNPNQLDIAMPNSQALQFGRQNVTVQVIG